In the genome of Tautonia rosea, the window GCGAGGTCAAGCGGCTTTTCGCCCAGTATCAGCCCGACGCGGTGATGCACCTGGCGGCCGAGTCGCACGTGGATCGCTCGATCGACGGGCCGGCCGAATTCATCCAGACGAACATCACCGGCACCTTCTGCCTGCTGGAGGCGGCGCTCGGCCACTGGCGATCGCTCGAAGGCGAGGCGAAGAACCGATTCCGGTTCCTTCATATTTCGACCGATGAGGTCTTCGGGTCGCTCGGCGCCGAGGGGTTCTTCACCGAGACCACCCCGTACTCGCCCAACTCGCCGTACTCGGCCAGCAAGGCCAGCTCCGATCACCTCGTGCGGGCCTGGCATCATACGTACGGCTTGCCGACGCTCATCACCAACTGCTCGAACAACTACGGGCCGTACCAGTTCCCCGAGAAGCTGATCCCGGTGATGATCCTCAACGCATTGGCCGGCAAGCCCCTGCCGATCTATGGCAAAGGGGACAACATCCGCGACTGGCTCTACGTCGATGATCACGCCCGCGCCCTCCGCCTTGTGCTGGAGAAGGGGACGCCGGGCGAGACGTACAACGTCGGCGGGCACAACGAGAAAACGAACATGGAGGTCGTCCGGACCCTCTGTGCCCTGCTCGACGAGCTGGCGCCGAACTCCCCCCACCGTCCGCACGAGTCGTTGATCACGTATGTGACCGATCGCCCTGGTCACGACAAGCGGTACGCGATCGACGCCTCGAAGATCGAGCGGGATCTGGGCTGGACGCCCCGCGAGACCTTTGAGACCGGCCTCCGGCGTACGGTCGAGTGGTACCTGAGCAACACCGAGTGGTGCGAGCGTGTTTCGTCGGGAGCCTACCGCGAGCGGCTCGGATTGAAGCGGGAGCAGCAGCCGGCATGAGTACCAAG includes:
- the rfbB gene encoding dTDP-glucose 4,6-dehydratase, translating into MRILVTGGAGFIGSALLRQVIAETTDEVVNVDKLTYAGNLDSLGKALDDPRHHFERVDICDASEVKRLFAQYQPDAVMHLAAESHVDRSIDGPAEFIQTNITGTFCLLEAALGHWRSLEGEAKNRFRFLHISTDEVFGSLGAEGFFTETTPYSPNSPYSASKASSDHLVRAWHHTYGLPTLITNCSNNYGPYQFPEKLIPVMILNALAGKPLPIYGKGDNIRDWLYVDDHARALRLVLEKGTPGETYNVGGHNEKTNMEVVRTLCALLDELAPNSPHRPHESLITYVTDRPGHDKRYAIDASKIERDLGWTPRETFETGLRRTVEWYLSNTEWCERVSSGAYRERLGLKREQQPA